DNA from Desulfitobacterium chlororespirans DSM 11544:
GACTAAAGGCTGTTCTCTGTGGTTTCCACCGTTAAAATCCGACAGTTTGCAAAATTACGAAGCCTGCTTCCTGATTTTTAAAAAGGGCGGATTTTCAACATGGCTTCCGACAGATCCTTCACAATGTCCTGCCAGTGGCTGACCGGCTCCTGCCGGAGCTCCTCCCGCACCCTCTCTTCCAGCCCGGTCAGCCGCTCCTCCCAATCGGTTTTGACCTGCCGGACCGCTTCCGCCACCCGGCCCGCATGGTTATGCTGTTCCAGGATCTCCTTTGCGATGGCCCGGCTGATTCCGGCCTCCAGGCTTTGTTCCAGATTCTCCCGCAGGACGGATTCGGGTGGTATCACCTTTCCTTTGTCGTAACGCTGCAGCTTCTCCTCCAGCCAAGCCAGAAACTGGGGGGTGCTCATAGCATTCAGTTCCACCCTGTTCCTCTGCAGCCAGCCCTCCCACTGAGGCTCAATATAGCTGGCCACCCCTCTTCTGCGTCCTGATCTTTCCACCTTTTCCACTTCCAGTTCCATAGCCACAGCTTCTTCGGGCTCCAGCCCCAAATTAATGATCTTTACCTTTCTGCCGGGCCGGGCTCCCGTTTCGTTTTGCAGAGTTTCATAGATGGTGGTGCCATAGGCGTCCGCGTCATGAATGCAGAAAAAGATGATCTCCTCCTCGGCATGTTCCCCCAGGGCATCCAGCAGGTCCCGGACCGCCCGGCTGGCATACCCTTTGCTGGTGAGCAGGGCCATGTCGTATTTTTCCGGTATTTTTCTTTCCTTGAGCACATTGAAGAAACCCTCTTTTTCGATATAGAGAACTTTGTTGAACGTCCAAAGGGGCTTGCGGTAATTCTCCACCGCAATAGTGCCGATGGAGATATCCTCGCCGCGATGGGGATGATAGAGGGTTCCCCGCTCATCCCGGTACATGAGGGGGATGTCGCCGTGCCGTGCCTCATAGCCCCCCACCAGGTCCCGGCAGAAATAGTTGTAATCCGGCTCTCTGCCGGTCTCCCGGATTACATAGGGCCTTACGGCATAATAAAGCTGACGCAGGCTGAAGCGGTACTCGCCGTTGCCGCTGGCTTTGGCAATGGCCTGCTCCAGGCAATCCGCCACGATCTCCTTATGGGATCTCTTTTTGCCTGCGGGCAGCCCCGTCAGGGTTTTCCCGGCCCGGCGGACGGCCCGGGCGGCTGTCTCCTCGATGACATCCTCCACGACGGAAAGATCCGGCTCCTTCCCATCCGTCACCAGCGGCATATAGGGGGTCATGATATTGAGCAGAAGCCGGACGGGCTTGCTCCGAAAAGAGAGGTACAGCCCGCAGCCCAACAGTCCCAGTTCATGCTTCTCCCGGTCGTAGAGACTGACTCCGCCCGTGATGGGGGATTTGTTGAGCAAAACCGTTATGTCGGGGCTGGAAGAGGCTTCGGCGTAGACTTCGACCGCAAAGGGGATTTCCGCTCTATGTTCCCCCTTGGCACTCTCCACATAAAAGACGCCCTCCCCTTTGCTGTAACTGCTCCATTCCTCCCGCTCCCCGATCCGCCCCAATCTCGCCGGCCTGACATTTTTGACCGCCGTTCTCATTTCCCCCAGCAACCCTTCCGTCTCGGCAAAGGTCAGGTCCCCGGCGGGAGTTTTGGGATAGAGGGCGGCGATTTTCCCCCCTTTGCCCCCGGTGCAGCCGTCAATTGCTGGATAAGCTCCCGGACGGTGCCGCCGAAGGCCTGGAACAGCTCGAAGAAATTCTCGCTGGTATACCACCAGGGGGAGGTCCTTCCCCGGTAGCTCTCCCCGCCGGCATAGCGGACCGCCGTCTGCGCCCAGCTTGAGTTGATAGGCAGTCTGCCCAGTTGGAAGCTGATCTTGGTGCCCATTTCCTGAGCATCGCCCAGGTTCTCGGGCCGGGCCGTCCCATCGGGCTGAAAATGAATCCGGTAACGCCTGCCCCTTGTGGAAACATACAACTCCCCCCCTGAAGCGGCCACCGCGCCGGCCACCACCCGCAGACCGTTCCCCAGCGCTCCCCGGGTGGGCAGCCTCAGGTATTTGGAGGATCTTAAGGGCCTGTTGATGGAAAAAAGTGCGGGGTCCAGCCCAGGCCCCTGATCCCTGACATAAAAAAAACCGTCTTCAAAACCGATCTCACACTGGCCGCACACATCCAGGGCATTATCCGCCAGTTCCTTGCAGACCAGCATGGACAATTTGCTTTTGGGCACTCCCGCCTTTTGGGTCAGTGTCTCCATATTCCGGAACAGTTTCCAGTCTTCACGCTCGAAAAGCATATCCTGCACTCATCTCCCTGCATAAATAAGGATGTCGGCAATTTATGGAATATGATATGCTTCTACCCCCGCAAAGGGGAACCCCTGCAGCACGAAAAGACGCCCGCCTTTCCTGTACAGGAAAAGCCGGGCGTCCTGAGTACAACGGTTCCATCAACAAGATGAGGCGATTAATATAAATGAAACTACCACATATAATGCGGTAGTTTAAAAAGCAGCCTAAAATCTTTTGGGTTCAACGGACAATTCCTTCCCATGAAAAGTGGCGGGCTATATGTCGCACAGCTCCTTTAAAAACGGCGGCACATGGGTGTTGAAGATATGCACCACGGTCTCAACCGGCACAATCATGCCGTCTCTCCCCCACTTTGTGGTGAGGGAGGCCAGCGCCCGGATGGTATAGTCAAGTTCAAGCAGCTCCGTTTCCGTCCAGTGGTGATGTTTGCGGAACGCAACATTGCGCTTCACCGCAGAATATCCTCCCCTGTAGCCGTATTCCAGGATCGAATTGTTGTCGTTTTCCCAGTAGATTTTGCTGAAAAGAATCTTATGCTGCAGAATGTTCTCAAACATAATACGATGGCCCTCGTCCCAGGTAAGGCCGTCACCGATCTTATAAAGGGAATGCTCCATCATGTCGTCCCATATCCACTGCGGAACAGAATAGATATCACAGAAATAAGAATAAAAGGTTGACCTCGGTATGCCGCTCAAGCGGCAAACATCCATCACCTTAATCTCCGAAAGGCTACTTGTCTGAAGTAATCTTTCCAGAGTTTTTTCCAGAGTACTGCAGAGCTTCATCTGTCCTTCCCGCTGCCTTACCCCACTAAGATTCACCTCCAGTTGTGGATGCTTCTATACCTACAGAGGCATCCGGACATTTGATTTTATGTACATTTTATCACAAATTTTTGAAAATGTGAATCCATTTAGAGCATCCCAGCAAACCTGGCTTGGCCTTCCCTGGACAGTTTTCAGTATCTGTCCAGAGCCAATGACTTTATAGACAAAACAGCGGAACTGTACGATGAAATTTCCGGCAATGATTTGTAAAATGAAATCGCGCAATTATATTATCAATCGTTGGGAGGAGAAAAACAATGAGCACCACTATCTCACGCAGGGACTTTTTTAAGACTGCCGCTTTAGGAGCAGCCGGCATCGGCCTCATGGGACTGACAGGCTGTGACACATCCGTCAATGAGACTCCCGGGGCGGACCTCACATCACCGGAAGGCTCCGCCGCGCTTCCCGGCTCTTTCACCCTTGAAGAGTTTAAGGATTCACTGGTACAGCTTGACTCCATTACCAGTTTTGTTGGCGAGGTTACAGTAGACATCGTCGTTGTCGGCGCCGGTGCAGCCGGTGTACCGGCGGCAGTCACCGCCGCTGAGGGAGGCAATTCCGTCGCCGTGCTGCAGAAGCAGAGTACGGTCGTCTCTCAAGGCAACTGCGGTTCCGGTCTTATTATCGACAAAAGTGACACCGAGGGGCTCCTGCGTTATGTCCAGCAGACCAACAGTCTGAACAGCTGGCGCTCCGACCCTGAGCTTCTTAAGGCCTACGTTATGCATTCCGGCGAGGCCGTGCAATGGGTATACGACCGCGCCCGCCTGACCGGCACTTCTGCCGGCAAGCCCAATGACAAAGGACTCTTCGCTTACCTGGACACCAGCCAGGATTTCACCGGCGAATGGACCGACCATCGTTACAGCAAGTTCGACTACGGTACGGCTAAAGCCCATATGTATGCCCCCTGGATGGGACCGAAACCCAATAATATCGGCACGTACCTGAGCTACGTGCTTGACGAGGCCGCCCAGCAATATTCCGACCGCATGAAGATTTATTACAGCACTCCGGGGGTTCAGCTTATTGTGGATGCCGGCCGGGTGAAGGGTGTCGTTGGCAAGCTTGCCGACGGGACTTATGTAAAGTTTAATGCTAACAAAGCCGTTATCCTCGCCACCGGTGACTATCAAAACAACCCTGCCATGGTGAAGCACTGGTGCCCGGATGTGGAGAACTTCGACAAGAAACAGTTCCAGAAGACGGGGGACGGCCACCTCATGGCAGTCACCGCCGGAGCTGTCATGGAAAAACTCGGGCATACCAAAATGCTCCACGACTTTGACGCCGGCCTCATGTATGAGGAGCCCTTCCTTTCCGTCAACATGAAAGGCCAACGCTTCTGCAATGAGTTCATCGGTTTTGTCTATATGAACGACATGATGCTCCATCAGGATATGTACAAGGGGGGCAAGAACTACGACGATCCGGAGAAGGGTTCTCTCGGGTGGTATTGCCAAATCTACGACAGCGACTACATGAGCCATGAAGCTTTCGAATCCTTAGTCCCCCCTGCCGTCATGGAAAAATACATGCCGGAAATTACCGATGAACACTATGCCGCCTCCCATAATGGCACAGCCCGCACAGGCGTCTTCCCCCACCTGATCGACACCTGGCGTGCCGACAGCCTCGACGAGCTGGCCGACAAGCTCGGCATTGAGGATAAGCAAGCGTTCCTGGCCACTATCGAGCGCTACAACACGTTGTGCTCAAAGGGTGCGGATGAAGACTTCGGCAAAGATAAAAAGTGGATGAATGCTATTAAAAAACCTCCTTTTTATGGAATCCGGCGCCATCTGCGCGTCTCGGCCCTCTGCTCCGGTGTCTATATAAACGCCAACGGACAAACTCTCGATGAAAACAAAATGCCTGTCGAAGGCCTTTATTGTGCCGGCAACCTGGGCGGACAGTTCTACGGCGCGGCGGATTATCCCTTCCATGCTACAGGTCTCTCCATCGGGCGCTGCTTCACCTTTGGCCGTCTGGCCGCTAAGCACGCCGCCTCCCTTTCCGGCGGCAGTGGCAAGATCGCCGAGTCCGGCACCACCACCGTTGCCGCAAGCTCTGTCGGTTCTTCCGGCAATTGGAAGGACGGCACCTATCAGGGCAAGGGCTCCGGGGTCTTCGGAGACGATATTAAGGTGAGCGTCACCATCGCCAGCGGCAAGATCACCGCCATCACCGTAGACGAGCAGAAAGAAACCGAAACCATCGGCGGCGTGGCATTGCCCACGTATATCGAAGCGGTGATCGCCAACCAGTCCACCGGGATTGACGCGGTCTCCGGCGCTACTATGACACTAAAAGGCTTCACTGACGCAGTAAACGATGCCCTGGCCAAAGCATCCGCCTAATGACGTAAAGGCAAACCATTTCTTAGGATACAAAGACTGCCGCCTAAGCCTTAATAGGGCCTTGGCGGCAGTCTTTAATTCCTAATATTTGACTATACTCCCGCCTCTGGGGCAGCGTCTCCTGCAGTGCGAAAAGACGCCTGCCTTTCCTTGGCTTATCCACATTGATTTGTCAACTTATCTGATAAATTTCTGCTCCACCACATCATAGAGTCCCCGGGTGGTGATGCGGATCTCCGGGATCACCGGAAGGGCAATAAAGGACAGGGCGATAAAAGGATGGGTATGGGCCGGCACCCCCATCTCATGGGCATAACCGATCATTTGATTCAGAGTATTCTCTACAGCCTGATATCCGACATCGCTGATTAAACCCATAATAGGCAGGGGCAGGGTGGCCAGCACTCTTTGCCCGCGGATCATGGTATAGCCCCCCTGGACTCTCTGCAATTCCTGCAGGGCGAGCAGGATACTTTCGTCGTTGTCACCGATGGCCACCACATTGTGAGAATCGTGGGAAACGCTGGTGGCGATTGCTCCCTGCTGCAGATTAAAGCCAAGCACGGGAGCCACGGCGAAATGTCCCGTCCCTTTGTGGCGTTCCACCACAACCACCTTGTTGTATTGGGCATTGGGAACAAAGCAGCCGTCCTGGGCGGGCAGAACATTCCGCACATGCTTCGTAGTGATTTGACCTTCGATCATTTGAATCAGGGAAGATGGGGAGTCAGAGACAGCTAATTTCAGATCATCGGCACTGAGGGCGGGAAGGTGGACGGTCCGGCGCAGCTGCTCCGGACAGGGCTTAATTTCAATTTTCTTTTCCCGCTCCACTTTTTTCCCTTTGTGGTAGACCGAATGAACCACTACCTCTTCCAGGCTGTCCAGGATGACGAAATCCGCCTGATATCCCGGGGCAACTGCCCCCAGTTCCGTCAGGTTGTAGCATCTGGCTGTATTGATGGTGGCCATTTTAATGGCTTTAAGGGGCGGAAGGCCCAAGGCAATGCTCTTTTTAATGTTATAGCTGATATGGCCTTCCTTTTGGATATCGTTGATATGTTTGTCATCGGTACAGAAGGAAAAGTTCCCTGTATCCAGGTTATTTTCCTGAATCCCCCGGACAATGGCCTCCAGGTTTCTGGCACCGGAACCCTCGCGAATCAGGACCTGCATGCCGTTGCGTATTTCCTCCAGGGCATAGGCATAGTCGATGCATTCGTGGTCCGTTTTGATGCCGGCCAGGGCATAGGCCGCCAGTTGTTTGTCTTCCAGATAGGGAGCATGTCCGTCTTTGATGCGCTCCCGGAAAAGGCGGAGTTTCTTCACCATCTCCTCTTCCCCTTCGATCACAGACACATAATCCATCACCTCACCCAGACCCAGAACACGGGGGTTGGCCAGATAGGGCTCCATCTTTTCCGCTGAGAAAACACCGCCGTTTTCTTCAAAAGGCACCGCCGGAACACAGGAGGGCAGCATCAGAAAGACATTGGCCGCCAAACCTTCGGTCTGATCCAGCATATAATCCAGGCCCTCTTCACCGGCCACATTAACTACCTCATGGGGATCAATGATAAATGTGGTGGTTCCCCATTGGAGGGCGGAGTGAATGAGCTCCGGCGGCGCAACCAGGGTGCTCTCCAAATGGAGGTGGGCGTCGATGAAGCCCGGGCAGAGATACTTCCCGCTCAGATCCACTTCTTCCCGGCCCTGGTACTGCCCCACACCCACAATCACCCCGTCTTCAACGGCAACATCCCTGACCAGAATTTCCTCTGAGAACACATTGATGACCTGGGCGTTCTTCAGCACAAGCTGTGCCTTCTCCCGCCCCAGGGACTTTGGCTCCAGCTTTTTTAAATTCCTATCGTTCATAGACCATACCTCCTCATGCATTTCCCCTGATCGCTTATTTTCGATCCGATTCATTCCACCAAAGGCTTAAAGGATAATAAAAAAAGATTATAAAACATTTCAAACAGAATATAGCCGGCCCTTAAACATCGCCGGTTGCTTTCCATTCAAAATTTTCATAATCAACTATTTACGGTAGTTGGTAGAGACGTTCAACCCATTATGAACTTATATAAAAATTTTATTATTCAGTTCAGTTCGATTTTTTCCCGGACCTTTCTCTGGTTATGATCACGCTTGCCGCTGATTTTGTTCTACATTATAAGCAGTGAAAAGGTAAATGTCAAGGAAAGAAAGTCCATGTTATAATGAATGACAAGATACCTAAAGAATGATAGAAATCAGGAGGATGGATCATGAGCATTACCGTCAGAGAATTTACACCTGAAGATATTCCCGCTATGCTGCCCATTTGGAACGAAGTGGTAGCTACCGGGATTGCGTTCCCCCAGATGGAACCCCTTGACGAAACGAGCGGCCTGGAGTTTTTCGGCGGCCAATCCTTTACCGGGGTGGCCATCGAAGAAGCTACCGGCAACATGGTGGGATTGTATATCCTCCATCCGAACAATGTGGGCCGCTGCGGACATATCTGCAATGCCAGCTATGCCGTCAAAAGCGAAGAACGGGGAAAACGCATCGGCGAGATTTTGGTTAAGCATTGCCTCGCCAAGGCTAAGGAAATCGGGTTTCAGCTCCTGCAATTCAACGCCGTCGTCAGCACCAATACGGCAGCCCTGCAACTCTACGCTAAGCTGGGTTTCGTTCAGCTTGGGGTCATTCCCAAGGGCTTTCTCATGAAAGACGGAACCTATGAGGATATCATTCCACATTATTATCTGCTGTAAGCGAAATGGCTGTGGACCGGCGATTCATCCCGATGCCTAACAATAATGTCCACAAAGATGATGGTTGACTATCATTGATTCACATTATGCCTTATGGCATCCTCCACAAAGGCGCTTCTTTCCTTTTACTTGAACAACACTTTCGTATGCGTCCAAATGGTGCATCAATGCATCATTTGAACTCCCAAAAGCGGTTGAAAATTTTAAAAAAGCAGCGATTTTCTGTGATCGATAAAAATATTTCAGGCTAAAAGGGCAAGATAAAAAAATATAGTCAAAGAAGGTCAAAACCCCGCCTTGAAGCTCCTGCAGAAAAATTATATAAATAAATTGTAAAGGTCAGTTTTGGTCAGTTAACATAAGATAACTCAAGGAGGTGGGTTCTGTATGTTCTAGTTAACTATAAGGCTTTGGAGCCTTGCCTTACTCCTGCCATTGCTTAAATTCAAGTAAAAGTACAGACGGAGGTGTTGTTTATGTTTGATTTAGTTCCTTTTGAAGGAAGAAATTCAGGTTTGCCAAGGAAATCCCGCAATCTTTTTGACATTGACAGCATTTTCGAAAACTTTTTTAACGATACCCTATTCCCCGCCTTTTACAACCAAAGCGGTCAAATGCGGGTGGACATCAGGGAAAATGAGAAGGAATTCATTGTCGAAGCTGAACTTCCCGGTGTGAACAAAGAGAAAATCCATATTGATTGTACTGAGGATAAGCTTACTATAACCGTCCAGAAGACCGAAAGTACGGAAGAACAGAAGGATAACTACATCAGGAAAGAAAGAAAAGCCAGCTCCATGGCCAGGTCCTTTGCCATAGCCAATATCAGACATGAGGAAATAACGGCTAATATGAAAACGGCCTGCTCACCGTTACCTTGCC
Protein-coding regions in this window:
- the ade gene encoding adenine deaminase, yielding MNDRNLKKLEPKSLGREKAQLVLKNAQVINVFSEEILVRDVAVEDGVIVGVGQYQGREEVDLSGKYLCPGFIDAHLHLESTLVAPPELIHSALQWGTTTFIIDPHEVVNVAGEEGLDYMLDQTEGLAANVFLMLPSCVPAVPFEENGGVFSAEKMEPYLANPRVLGLGEVMDYVSVIEGEEEMVKKLRLFRERIKDGHAPYLEDKQLAAYALAGIKTDHECIDYAYALEEIRNGMQVLIREGSGARNLEAIVRGIQENNLDTGNFSFCTDDKHINDIQKEGHISYNIKKSIALGLPPLKAIKMATINTARCYNLTELGAVAPGYQADFVILDSLEEVVVHSVYHKGKKVEREKKIEIKPCPEQLRRTVHLPALSADDLKLAVSDSPSSLIQMIEGQITTKHVRNVLPAQDGCFVPNAQYNKVVVVERHKGTGHFAVAPVLGFNLQQGAIATSVSHDSHNVVAIGDNDESILLALQELQRVQGGYTMIRGQRVLATLPLPIMGLISDVGYQAVENTLNQMIGYAHEMGVPAHTHPFIALSFIALPVIPEIRITTRGLYDVVEQKFIR
- a CDS encoding GNAT family N-acetyltransferase; this translates as MSITVREFTPEDIPAMLPIWNEVVATGIAFPQMEPLDETSGLEFFGGQSFTGVAIEEATGNMVGLYILHPNNVGRCGHICNASYAVKSEERGKRIGEILVKHCLAKAKEIGFQLLQFNAVVSTNTAALQLYAKLGFVQLGVIPKGFLMKDGTYEDIIPHYYLL
- a CDS encoding FAD-binding protein is translated as MSTTISRRDFFKTAALGAAGIGLMGLTGCDTSVNETPGADLTSPEGSAALPGSFTLEEFKDSLVQLDSITSFVGEVTVDIVVVGAGAAGVPAAVTAAEGGNSVAVLQKQSTVVSQGNCGSGLIIDKSDTEGLLRYVQQTNSLNSWRSDPELLKAYVMHSGEAVQWVYDRARLTGTSAGKPNDKGLFAYLDTSQDFTGEWTDHRYSKFDYGTAKAHMYAPWMGPKPNNIGTYLSYVLDEAAQQYSDRMKIYYSTPGVQLIVDAGRVKGVVGKLADGTYVKFNANKAVILATGDYQNNPAMVKHWCPDVENFDKKQFQKTGDGHLMAVTAGAVMEKLGHTKMLHDFDAGLMYEEPFLSVNMKGQRFCNEFIGFVYMNDMMLHQDMYKGGKNYDDPEKGSLGWYCQIYDSDYMSHEAFESLVPPAVMEKYMPEITDEHYAASHNGTARTGVFPHLIDTWRADSLDELADKLGIEDKQAFLATIERYNTLCSKGADEDFGKDKKWMNAIKKPPFYGIRRHLRVSALCSGVYINANGQTLDENKMPVEGLYCAGNLGGQFYGAADYPFHATGLSIGRCFTFGRLAAKHAASLSGGSGKIAESGTTTVAASSVGSSGNWKDGTYQGKGSGVFGDDIKVSVTIASGKITAITVDEQKETETIGGVALPTYIEAVIANQSTGIDAVSGATMTLKGFTDAVNDALAKASA